One genomic region from Sphingomicrobium aestuariivivum encodes:
- the ccoS gene encoding cbb3-type cytochrome oxidase assembly protein CcoS has product MTALGWLVPIALLAGLAGLAAFFWTLRSGQYDDLDGAAHRILIDEEEDVPFDADQGGDDMRGA; this is encoded by the coding sequence GTGACCGCGCTCGGCTGGCTGGTCCCCATCGCGCTCCTCGCGGGGCTTGCCGGGCTCGCGGCCTTTTTCTGGACGCTGCGCTCGGGACAATATGACGATCTCGACGGCGCGGCCCACCGCATCCTCATCGATGAAGAGGAGGATGTGCCATTTGACGCGGATCAAGGCGGGGACGACATGCGCGGCGCATAG
- a CDS encoding heavy metal translocating P-type ATPase, whose protein sequence is MDAPRSSPPAASSLWSVEGMRCAACIARIERALPATAGIGAARVNLSARRVRVEHDDGLAEEVIAEAFARAGFDAHPYAGEDVESPRSAETRALVKALAVAGFAMMNIMLLSVSVWAGAEGITRSMFHWLSALIAVPAVAYAGRPFFSSALAALKRGRTNMDVPISIGVLLATGMSLYETATHAPHAYFDSAVMLLFFLLVGRVLDSMMRARAEGAVATLMRRLPREASLVGEDGLVRAVRVDALAPGDRLLVAAGERIPADGTLERGHSEVDRSLVTGESLPVAVDEGAALLAGTINLAAPIEMRVTAAGDATAIAEIARLMERASESRSAYVRIADRAARLYTPLVHSLALLAFVGWMLAGMGAHDALLIAVAVLIITCPCALGLAVPVAQVVAAGAFMRSGILVREGSAFERLAGVDHALFDKTGTLTSGNLRPLALPLGDENRRTLAAMVAASRHPLSRATRCLLEKVEPARLDRVEEHVGKGVEARIGERIFRFGRPDWVGIGVAETETQALAAFGEKVSGCATLLRFEDQLRPDAKTSLAQLAGLGIRSEILSGDRPASVASVAHDLGVPGRGAVRPGQKSDRIAELRAGGHAVLMVGDGLNDGPALKSADVSIAPASASDVGQSAADFLFLGESLEAVPRAVRGARRTMAVIRQNFALAIIYNAFAVPLALAGKVTPLIAAIAMSGSSLIVVANSLRLARAAQ, encoded by the coding sequence ATGGACGCACCCCGGTCTTCGCCCCCCGCCGCCAGCTCGCTATGGTCGGTCGAGGGCATGCGATGCGCTGCGTGCATCGCGCGGATCGAGCGCGCGCTTCCGGCGACCGCGGGGATCGGCGCAGCGCGGGTCAACCTGTCGGCGCGGCGCGTCCGCGTCGAGCATGACGACGGGCTCGCCGAAGAGGTGATCGCCGAGGCCTTCGCAAGGGCCGGCTTCGATGCGCACCCCTATGCTGGCGAGGATGTCGAGAGCCCGCGCTCGGCCGAGACGCGCGCGCTGGTCAAGGCGCTTGCCGTCGCGGGCTTTGCGATGATGAACATCATGCTCCTCTCGGTGTCGGTCTGGGCCGGCGCCGAGGGCATCACGCGCTCGATGTTCCACTGGCTCTCGGCGCTCATCGCGGTGCCTGCGGTCGCCTATGCGGGACGCCCCTTCTTTTCTTCCGCGCTCGCCGCGCTGAAACGGGGCCGGACCAACATGGACGTGCCCATCTCGATCGGCGTTTTGCTGGCGACGGGGATGAGCCTCTACGAGACCGCCACCCACGCGCCCCATGCCTATTTCGACAGCGCGGTCATGCTGCTCTTCTTCCTCCTCGTCGGGCGCGTCCTCGACAGCATGATGCGCGCGCGAGCCGAGGGCGCGGTTGCCACGCTGATGCGCCGCCTGCCGCGCGAGGCAAGCCTCGTCGGCGAAGACGGCTTGGTCCGCGCCGTGCGGGTCGATGCACTGGCGCCCGGCGACCGCCTGCTCGTCGCCGCGGGCGAGCGCATTCCCGCCGACGGCACGCTCGAGCGCGGCCATAGCGAGGTCGACCGCTCGCTGGTGACCGGCGAGAGCCTGCCCGTCGCGGTCGACGAGGGCGCCGCGCTGCTCGCGGGCACCATCAACCTGGCCGCGCCGATCGAGATGCGGGTGACCGCGGCAGGCGACGCGACCGCCATCGCCGAGATCGCGCGCCTGATGGAACGGGCGAGCGAAAGCCGCTCGGCCTATGTCCGCATCGCCGACCGCGCCGCCCGCCTCTACACGCCGCTCGTCCACAGCCTCGCGCTCCTCGCCTTCGTCGGCTGGATGCTGGCGGGCATGGGCGCGCATGACGCGCTGCTCATCGCGGTCGCGGTGCTCATCATCACCTGCCCCTGTGCGCTCGGCCTCGCGGTCCCGGTCGCGCAGGTGGTCGCGGCGGGCGCCTTCATGCGCTCGGGCATCCTCGTGCGGGAGGGCAGCGCGTTCGAGCGGCTTGCTGGCGTCGACCATGCGCTGTTCGACAAGACCGGCACGCTGACCAGCGGAAACCTGCGCCCGCTCGCCTTGCCACTGGGGGACGAGAACCGCCGCACCCTCGCCGCGATGGTCGCCGCCAGTCGCCACCCGCTGAGCCGCGCCACCCGCTGCCTGTTGGAGAAGGTCGAACCCGCGCGTCTCGACCGGGTGGAGGAGCATGTCGGCAAGGGGGTCGAAGCGCGGATCGGCGAGCGCATCTTCCGCTTCGGACGGCCCGACTGGGTCGGGATCGGGGTCGCGGAGACCGAGACACAGGCCCTCGCGGCCTTCGGCGAGAAAGTCAGTGGATGCGCCACGCTGCTCCGCTTCGAGGACCAGCTGCGACCCGATGCGAAGACCAGCCTGGCGCAGCTGGCGGGGCTGGGCATCCGCAGCGAAATCCTGTCCGGGGACCGACCGGCTAGCGTCGCCAGCGTGGCCCATGACCTTGGCGTTCCGGGGCGCGGTGCAGTCCGCCCCGGCCAGAAAAGCGACCGCATCGCCGAATTGCGCGCCGGGGGTCATGCGGTGCTGATGGTCGGCGACGGGCTCAACGACGGCCCTGCGCTCAAGAGCGCGGACGTGTCGATCGCCCCCGCCTCGGCCAGCGACGTGGGCCAGAGCGCCGCCGACTTCCTGTTCCTTGGCGAAAGCCTCGAGGCTGTCCCCCGCGCCGTCCGCGGTGCGCGCCGAACCATGGCGGTCATCCGCCAGAATTTCGCGCTCGCCATCATCTACAACGCCTTCGCCGTCCCGCTCGCGCTGGCGGGCAAGGTCACGCCGCTCATCGCCGCCATCGCCATGTCGGGCTCGAGCCTGATCGTGGTCGCCAATTCGCTCCGGCTCGCAAGGGCGGCGCAGTGA
- a CDS encoding FixH family protein yields MKTPFTGRKMALVLVAFFGVVMAVNFTMARFAIGNFGGTVVDNSYVAGQAHDEWREAQQRQDALGWGAQAHWRSDGRVEVRITGPDADRLEGRAEHRLRKSEDVALAFVPLGDNLFLSEEAVGEGRWSVRVTADGPAGSARFLLPLGA; encoded by the coding sequence ATGAAAACACCTTTCACCGGACGCAAGATGGCGCTGGTCCTCGTCGCCTTCTTCGGGGTCGTCATGGCCGTCAATTTCACGATGGCGCGCTTCGCGATCGGCAATTTCGGCGGCACGGTCGTCGACAACAGCTATGTCGCGGGGCAGGCCCATGACGAGTGGCGCGAGGCGCAGCAACGCCAAGACGCGCTCGGCTGGGGCGCGCAGGCGCATTGGCGCAGCGACGGCCGCGTCGAGGTGCGCATCACGGGCCCCGATGCCGACCGGCTCGAGGGCCGTGCCGAGCATCGCCTCCGCAAGAGCGAGGATGTCGCGCTGGCCTTCGTCCCTCTCGGCGACAATCTCTTCCTCAGCGAGGAAGCGGTCGGCGAGGGCCGGTGGAGCGTCCGCGTTACCGCCGACGGTCCCGCCGGCAGCGCGCGCTTCCTCCTGCCGCTGGGCGCCTGA
- the ccoG gene encoding cytochrome c oxidase accessory protein CcoG, whose product MNNQPANLTDRETNRFFEARKKVFPRRIDGSFRRLKWAIMIVTLAIYYVTPWIRWDRGPYAPDQAVLVDIANRRFYMFQIEIWPHEFYYVAGLLIMAALGLFLVTSAVGRAWCGYACPQTVWTDLYMHIERFVDGGRREQYRLDEAPWGPRKIAKRLTKWSLWLLVGVLTGGAWVFYFADAPTLAMQLVEGTAPYTAYFSIFILTMTTFIFGGFMREQVCIYMCPWPRIQTALMDDKSLLVTYKHWRGEPRSRGVKRAKAAALEADDPAKLLPQGDCIDCKACIAVCPTGIDIREGPQIGCITCALCIDACDEVMRRVGRPDKLIGYTTIEDEKLATSGQAPEPPLKRLLRPRTFLYFGIWAAIGLAMLFAVSNRTRIELDAGQIRNPLSLTLSDGDIRNGYVVKLRNMQQRPRSFSVGVSGLEDVELWTDRQIRDEAATRITVEVPADAVQRTTVYLAAPGEGPARQDILFEATALDDEGGTASAETNFNREGR is encoded by the coding sequence ATGAACAACCAGCCGGCTAACCTCACCGACCGCGAGACCAACCGCTTCTTCGAGGCGCGCAAGAAGGTCTTCCCGCGCCGCATCGACGGGTCGTTCCGGCGGCTGAAATGGGCGATCATGATCGTCACGCTGGCGATCTACTACGTGACCCCGTGGATCCGCTGGGACCGTGGTCCCTATGCGCCCGACCAGGCGGTACTGGTCGATATCGCCAACCGGCGTTTCTACATGTTCCAGATCGAGATCTGGCCGCATGAATTCTATTATGTCGCGGGGCTCCTTATCATGGCCGCGCTGGGGCTGTTTCTCGTCACCTCGGCGGTTGGACGCGCCTGGTGCGGCTATGCCTGTCCGCAGACGGTGTGGACCGACCTCTACATGCATATCGAGCGCTTCGTCGATGGCGGGCGGCGCGAACAATATAGGCTAGATGAGGCGCCCTGGGGCCCGCGCAAGATCGCCAAGCGGCTGACCAAGTGGAGCCTGTGGCTGCTCGTCGGCGTGCTGACGGGCGGGGCCTGGGTGTTCTATTTCGCCGATGCGCCGACGCTGGCGATGCAGCTGGTCGAGGGCACGGCGCCCTACACCGCCTATTTCTCGATCTTCATCCTGACGATGACGACCTTCATCTTCGGCGGCTTCATGCGCGAACAGGTATGCATCTACATGTGCCCCTGGCCGCGCATCCAGACCGCGCTGATGGACGACAAGAGCCTGCTCGTCACGTACAAGCACTGGCGCGGCGAACCGCGTAGCCGGGGGGTCAAGCGCGCGAAGGCGGCCGCGCTCGAGGCCGACGACCCCGCCAAGCTGCTGCCGCAGGGCGATTGCATCGACTGCAAGGCCTGCATCGCGGTCTGCCCTACCGGGATCGACATTCGCGAAGGCCCGCAGATCGGCTGCATCACCTGCGCCTTGTGCATCGATGCCTGCGACGAGGTCATGCGCCGCGTCGGGCGGCCCGACAAGCTGATCGGCTACACCACCATCGAGGACGAGAAGCTGGCAACCAGCGGACAGGCACCCGAGCCGCCATTGAAGCGCCTGCTTCGCCCGCGCACCTTCCTCTATTTCGGCATCTGGGCGGCGATCGGGCTGGCCATGCTTTTCGCCGTGTCGAACCGCACCCGCATCGAGCTGGACGCAGGCCAGATCCGCAACCCGCTCAGCCTGACCCTGTCCGACGGCGACATCCGTAACGGCTATGTCGTCAAGCTGCGCAACATGCAGCAGCGTCCGCGCAGCTTCTCGGTCGGCGTGTCGGGGCTCGAGGATGTCGAACTGTGGACCGACCGCCAGATCCGCGACGAGGCGGCAACCCGCATCACCGTCGAGGTGCCGGCCGATGCGGTCCAGCGCACCACTGTCTACCTCGCCGCGCCAGGAGAAGGCCCCGCGCGGCAGGACATCCTCTTCGAGGCCACCGCGCTCGACGACGAGGGCGGCACCGCCAGCGCCGAAACCAACTTCAACCGCGAGGGACGATAG